From a region of the Canis lupus dingo isolate Sandy chromosome 5, ASM325472v2, whole genome shotgun sequence genome:
- the OAF gene encoding out at first protein homolog has translation MKSAKRRLAAGAGPRERREHLGAAGGRAAERSPRAPEPPRRAAAPRPGPARHLAPTWAAPVPARSRRAGPPGMLAPPRLLLLLLAPLLVGAGPGAPAELRVRVRLPDGQVTDESLQADSDADSIGLELRKPDGTLVSFTADFKKDVKIFRALILGELEKGQSQFQALCFVTRLHHNEIIPSEAMAKLRQKNPRAVRQAEEVRGLEHLHMDVAVNFSQGGLLSPHLRNVCAEAADTIYTRQEDVRFWLEQGVDSSVFEPLPEASEQMLLPRCGQVADGGRPCVCRYGLSLAWYPCMLKYCHSRDRPTPYKCGIRSCQKNYSFDFYVPQRQLCLWDEDP, from the exons ATGAAAAGTGCCAAACGGCGGctcgcggcgggcgcggggccccgggagcgccGCGAGCACCTGGGAGCCGCCGGGGGGCGCGCGGCCGAGCGGAGCCCACGCGCGCCCGAGcccccccgccgcgccgccgccccgcgccccgggcccgcccgcCACTTGGCGCCGACTTGGGCCGCGCCGGTCCCCGCGCGCTCGCGGCGGGCCGGGCCCCCGGGGATGCTCGCGCCGccgcggctgctgctgctgctgctcgcgCCGCTGCTGgtgggcgcggggccgggcgcgccGGCCGAGCTGCGGGTCCGCGTGCGGCTGCCCGACGGCCAGGTCACCGACGAGAGCCTGCAGGCCGACAGCGACGCCGACAGCATCGGCCTCGAGCTGCGCAAGCCCGACGGCACCCTGGTCTCCTTCACCGCCGACTTCAAGAAG GATGTGAAGATTTTCCGAGCCCTGATCCTGGGGGAGCTGGAGAAGGGGCAGAGTCAGTTCCAGGCACTCTGCTTTGTCACCCGGCTGCACCACAATGAGATCATCCCCAGTGAGGCCATGGCTAAGCTTCGACAG AAGAATCCACGGGCAGTGCGGCAGGCCGAGGAGGTGCGGGGCCTGGAGCACCTGCACATGGACGTCGCCGTCAACTTCAGCCAGGGGGGCCTGCTGAGCCCCCACCTCCGCAATGTGTGCGCCGAGGCCGCAGATACCATCTACACCCGCCAGGAGGACGTCCGGTTCTGGCTGGAGCAAG GTGTGGACAGCTCCGTGTTTGAGCCTCTGCCCGAGGCCTCCGAGCAGATGCTGCTGCCGCGCTGCGGGCAGGTGGCAGACGGCGGAAGGCCCTGCGTGTGCCGCTACGGCCTGAGCCTGGCCTGGTACCCCTGCATGCTCAAGTACTGCCACAGCCGCGACCGACCCACCCCCTACAAGTGCGGCATCCGTAGCTGCCAGAAGAACTACAGTTTTGACTTCTACGTGCCCCAGCGGCAGCTGTGCCTCTGGGATGAGGACCCCTAG